Part of the Puniceicoccaceae bacterium genome is shown below.
TTCCCAATCCGGATGGTACGACCACGGATGTCGCTTTGGGTCATAGTGACTTGGATTCGTATATTCGCAGTTCGTCTTTTTTTGGGGCGATCATTGGGCGGTTTGGGAATCGCATTGGCAGGGCCTCATTTGAGATCGACGGAGTCCGGTTTCAGCTGTCACCGACCACAGAACCTGGGCAGCCTCCCGTTCAGTTGCATGGAGGACTTCAGGGCTTTGACAAACGACTCTGGCGTGGAGTTCCACAAGTGCGCGATGGTGAAGCTGCGCTTGTTCTCAACCTGCTGAGTCCCGATGGAGAAGAAGGATATCCCGGCAATCTGGAGGTCGAAGTGATCTATACGCTGACGGATGCCAACGAGCTTCGCATGGACTACCGTGCGACTACGGACCGTGCGACTCACATTAACCTGACCAACCACAGCTACTTCAACCTGAAAGGCGAAGGGCAGGGCGACATCCTCGATCATGAAGTCTGGATTGATGCAGCAGCGATCACTGTCGTGGACGCGAACCTCATCCCAACTGGAGAACGCATGCCTGTCGAGGGCACGGCATTTGATTTTCAAGCACCGGCATTGATTGCGGACCGCATAAGAATGCCCCACGCACAACTCGAGCTTGGCGGCGGATTTGACCATAACTATGTGGTCAACCCTGCTGCAGGAAGTGCTTCGAGGATCGCAAAAGTGGTGGACCCGGCCTCAGGCCGCTTTCTTGAGGTCATCACAGAGGAACCGGGTGTCCAGTTCTACACTGGAAATTTTCTCGATGGCTCGCAGATCGGGAAGTCCGGTCGCCCCTATGGAAAACGCTCGGGCTTCTGCCTGGAAACCCAACATTTTCCAGACAGTCCCAATCAACCCCAATTTCCCAGCACGCTGTTGAGACCGGGCGAAGTTTACACCACTACGACCGTTTACCGATTTGGGGTAGAATCGCGCTGAAGAGTAAACTTGGGAAGTGAAAATGACGCAGTTGGGACAGAACCTACATGCAATGCTGACCGAAAATCTTAAAACTTTGATCGGTACATCCATTGATCCTCGGGTAGGAGCCTTGCTATACTATGCTTTTGAACAATCGCATTCAATCGACACCCCAATATGGAAACTGGACTCTCGCGCGATGAAATCCTGAACAAAACCAGTGCTGCATTCAGGCAGCGATTTGGTCAGGAACCGGAATTTGGCATCACTTCTCCCGGACGCCTCAATGTGATTGGTGAGCACGTCGACTACAACGGCGGAGTCGTGCTGCCCGCAGCCATCGAACGGTGGATTTGCGGTTGTGTGCGTGCAAACGGAAGCGGTCGCGTTCGCATCTACGATCTCAAATATGATGAAGCCGCTGAATTGTCTCCCAACGATCCCCTTTCACCGGAAAAGGGCAGCTGGCTGAATTACCCCAAAGGCGTGTTTGCGCAGTTTCAGGAGCGAAAGTTGCGAATACCGGGCTTTGATCTCTGTCTTTATTCTACGATTCCGACGGGCGGCGGACTCAGCTCGAGCGCTGCGCTCGAAGCCTTGTTTGCCACCATCATCGAGCATTTGCTGGGACTTGCGCTCGAACCGATGGAAAAAGCGTTGTTGTGCCAAAAGGCAGAGCACCAGTACGCAGGTGTTCCATGTGGCATCATGGATCAGGCAGCAGTCATTCTGGGAACATCACAACATCTTCTCAAGCTCGACTGCCGGGACTTGAGTGTTTCACAGGTGCCCTTTCAGAGTAATGAAGTTGCACTGATGATCGTGGATTCGGGAGTGCATCACGAATTGGCAAACGGGGAGTACAAAAACCGCCGTGATGCCTGTGAAAAGGCCTGCACAGAACTGAAGGTGAAGTCGCTTCGCGATGCCACCCGTGAGCAAATTGAAACGCTTGCATTTTCCGAACCCAAAATCCGCGACCGGGCCTGGCATGTGGTCAGCGAGATTGAGCGAACGGATTCCATGATTGCTGCCCTTCAGGCCGGAGACTTTGT
Proteins encoded:
- a CDS encoding aldose epimerase family protein, whose product is MNQEPQIAVTPFGVTPDNEPVLSFRLQNRKGMSVSILDYGGIVTAIDVPNPDGTTTDVALGHSDLDSYIRSSSFFGAIIGRFGNRIGRASFEIDGVRFQLSPTTEPGQPPVQLHGGLQGFDKRLWRGVPQVRDGEAALVLNLLSPDGEEGYPGNLEVEVIYTLTDANELRMDYRATTDRATHINLTNHSYFNLKGEGQGDILDHEVWIDAAAITVVDANLIPTGERMPVEGTAFDFQAPALIADRIRMPHAQLELGGGFDHNYVVNPAAGSASRIAKVVDPASGRFLEVITEEPGVQFYTGNFLDGSQIGKSGRPYGKRSGFCLETQHFPDSPNQPQFPSTLLRPGEVYTTTTVYRFGVESR
- the galK gene encoding galactokinase, with translation METGLSRDEILNKTSAAFRQRFGQEPEFGITSPGRLNVIGEHVDYNGGVVLPAAIERWICGCVRANGSGRVRIYDLKYDEAAELSPNDPLSPEKGSWLNYPKGVFAQFQERKLRIPGFDLCLYSTIPTGGGLSSSAALEALFATIIEHLLGLALEPMEKALLCQKAEHQYAGVPCGIMDQAAVILGTSQHLLKLDCRDLSVSQVPFQSNEVALMIVDSGVHHELANGEYKNRRDACEKACTELKVKSLRDATREQIETLAFSEPKIRDRAWHVVSEIERTDSMIAALQAGDFVLAGKLLQQSHHSLQYDFEVSCPELDYLTSLCNAQPGVYGSRMMGGGFGGAALVLLDKAVAADVASLAETSYFRNFGIRATAFMTSPAQGVVLERFS